TTTGCGATCCCCAAAAGACCGTCCGGCACAACCCAACTCACCCCGCTCCATGCACAGCCCAACGACCGCCTCACCACACAGGGCACCGCCTTAGCTTCGCTTCCGCCTCAACTCAGCGGTACCCCGGGCGGTGTTCGGCGTGGGCCACCAGGCTGCGTTCGAGATCGGGGTCGCCGCTGAGCCGGTGAGTCGAGGGACCACGTCGGTGACCACGGAAACCTCGCCCTTCTCGATCGCCTGATACCACGAGATCCAGGTCTCGATCTGTTCTCCGCTCATGCCCAGTCGCCATCGCCGTGCGAAGGCTTCCTCGAGGGTCTCGGGTTCGTAGCGGTAGGGCCGACCGGTGGCCGCGGCGATGCGGGTGACAGCTTCGTCGAGAGTCAGGGCCTCGGGCCCGGTGATCTCCAGGGTCGCGCCGTCGTGCTCCGAGCGGGGACCGTCGTCGAGGGCGACGGCCGTGATCACGTCGGCGATGTCCTCGTGGGTGACGAAGGCGGCCCGGCCTGTCGGCGCAGGGCCCCTCACGACGAATTGCTCGTTGGCGAGGGCGGCAGGCGTCGACGCGTAGAAGCCCGCCCGGAGCACTGTGTGGCGGATCCCGGTCCCTGCAAGGAACTGTTCGGTCAGCCACTGGTCGCGGGCGTTGAGGTAGGTGGCGGTGGGCGTCGCGCCGACGAGGGACACATACAAGACCCGGCCTGTGCCGACTGCGATCGCGGCCTCAACCGCGGTGGCGTGTTCTTCCAGCCGGCGACCCGTACGGTGTCCGGAGACCAGGATGAGGGTCGACGCGCCCTCGAGCGCCCTGCGCATGTCCGGGGCGTCAGCGTAGGCGGCCGGGCCGCGTCTCTGGGCGCCTGGCAGTTCGGGCATGCGGTCGGGACTACGTCCGACGAGGAGTTGCGGGACGCCGTGGCCGGCGAGGAGGGCCGCGATCCGGCTGCCTAGCGCTCCGGTCACCCCGGTGACCGCCACGGTGGCGTGATTCTTGTCAGACATGTGTTTCCCTCCAGCCCGGGCCGCCGCCGATCCCGGCGTTCTTGTTTTCCGCTCATGTCCAGCAAAGAGCGCGATGGTTTCGGCCGCAACCTCCGGCTGTGCGATGGCCCCGGGAAGCCACCACGCAGGCGCGGCGCCTTCCCGGGAGACCAAGATCGTCGTGGTGTGTGTCGAGCAGAACGCGTCAACCTCGTCGACGCCTGCCATCGCCGTCCAGGGGGTCTCACGGTCCCTGTCTCGCGTGTCCGAGAGCGAGGGGGTGAGCGCCCGCGCGGACTGATGTGCCGTTGCGCCGGTCGTGCAGGGTGAAGTCGGCCCGGACGGCCACACCGGACTGCAGCAGCTTCTGGTGGATCAGGGGGTCTCGGCCGGGGTGCGAGGCGACGACGCTGATGTATCCCTCGGGCAGTCCGGTCACGGCGTACTCGCCGCGCGCGTTCGTCGTGGTCCGCACCAGCTGGCGGCCGCCGGGGTCCATGACGGTCACCGCGGCATGTCGGATCGGCTGCAGTTCAGCGTCGCTGACAGTGCCCTCCAGCATCGGCAACAGCTCGCCGAAGTGATGCGGGTGGACCGGAAGCGCGGTAGGCGCGGGCACCTCCACGGAGGGGTCCTCCACCG
This portion of the Streptomyces mirabilis genome encodes:
- a CDS encoding NAD(P)H-binding protein, with the translated sequence MSDKNHATVAVTGVTGALGSRIAALLAGHGVPQLLVGRSPDRMPELPGAQRRGPAAYADAPDMRRALEGASTLILVSGHRTGRRLEEHATAVEAAIAVGTGRVLYVSLVGATPTATYLNARDQWLTEQFLAGTGIRHTVLRAGFYASTPAALANEQFVVRGPAPTGRAAFVTHEDIADVITAVALDDGPRSEHDGATLEITGPEALTLDEAVTRIAAATGRPYRYEPETLEEAFARRWRLGMSGEQIETWISWYQAIEKGEVSVVTDVVPRLTGSAATPISNAAWWPTPNTARGTAELRRKRS